A single window of Planctomycetaceae bacterium DNA harbors:
- a CDS encoding HNH endonuclease, which yields MTPEQLKQEIRQITVWKRGDQRAPHKPLLLLYALGRCLNDGERLLPYGEVDRELRPLLMEFGPERKSWHTEYPFQRLANDGIWELQNATQLETRAGNSDVKKSELLKYKVAAGFTPEIFETLRSYPALISELALEILNQHFPQTFYADLLDAVGLEIQFEQTLRRRRDPAFRERVLMAYQYRCAVCGYDLRLGSVQVALEAAHIKWHQAGGPDLETNGLALCSMHHKLFDRGVFTLNEDLQLCVSQKANGSTGLSEWLTSFHGLPLKGPQSRDHLPLNEHLEWHRKEVFHGPGRDAICVMP from the coding sequence ATGACGCCCGAGCAACTCAAACAAGAGATTCGACAGATCACCGTCTGGAAACGCGGTGACCAGCGAGCACCGCACAAGCCGTTGCTGCTGTTGTATGCGTTGGGTCGATGTTTGAATGATGGCGAGCGATTGTTGCCGTACGGTGAGGTCGATCGCGAACTTCGCCCACTGCTGATGGAGTTTGGTCCCGAACGAAAATCGTGGCACACCGAATACCCATTTCAGCGACTGGCGAACGATGGCATCTGGGAATTGCAGAACGCAACGCAGCTGGAAACCAGAGCGGGAAATTCGGATGTCAAGAAATCCGAACTGCTCAAATACAAGGTCGCTGCCGGATTTACTCCCGAGATTTTTGAGACGCTGCGATCCTATCCGGCGTTGATTTCGGAGTTAGCTCTGGAGATTCTCAATCAACACTTTCCGCAGACGTTTTATGCCGACCTGCTGGACGCCGTTGGTCTGGAAATTCAGTTCGAGCAAACCTTACGCCGCCGTCGCGATCCCGCATTTCGCGAGCGAGTGCTGATGGCCTATCAATATCGCTGTGCGGTCTGTGGCTACGATCTGCGACTGGGTTCCGTACAGGTCGCTTTGGAAGCGGCTCACATCAAATGGCATCAGGCTGGCGGCCCTGATCTGGAAACCAACGGCCTCGCCCTCTGCAGCATGCACCACAAACTCTTCGACCGCGGCGTGTTTACGCTGAACGAGGATCTGCAGCTATGCGTCTCCCAAAAAGCCAACGGCTCCACCGGCCTGAGTGAATGGCTAACTTCCTTCCACGGCTTGCCTCTGAAGGGTCCGCAGTCTCGGGATCATCTGCCGCTGAATGAACATCTGGAGTGGCATCGGAAAGAGGTGTTTCATGGGCCGGGGCGTGACGCTATATGCGTTATGCCTTAA